The Salvia miltiorrhiza cultivar Shanhuang (shh) unplaced genomic scaffold, IMPLAD_Smil_shh original_scaffold_302, whole genome shotgun sequence genome window below encodes:
- the LOC131003951 gene encoding uncharacterized protein LOC131003951: MYGFNSVTLLTGAAPYAKIRHSSHRCLAGISQIADRRKCERKKENKLKKLSSHVVMLTCQSSADTGVCNVYLVGADHSCPKSSAEVKAVAKFLKPEVFFLELCSDRTNALTREIDKVPTMREMIDMWKKNYQPTFILYKWFIPKVYPGEVPSDGRDFYAANEEAKKYGAKVILGDRPLDITLQRYRARTSLWQVHAFLYGQTTLCYDIYEETFVNERDLYMSAKILEVAQKHKSVVAVVGEDHLLGIQKNWKKPVDTEQLLYIPTGKKKVASIGAAVAIIYGIYFSMKN; this comes from the exons ATGTACGGATTCAATTCGGTCACTCTCCTCACCGGCGCCGCCCCCTATGCGAAAATCAGGCACTCCTCTCACCGCTGTCTCGCCGGAATCAGTCAGATTGCTGACCGCCGCAAATGTGAGAGGAAAAAGGAGAATAAGCTGAAGAAGCTCTCGAGTCATGTGGTGATGCTCACGTGCCAATCATCTGCGGATACTGGCGTATGCAATGTTTATTTGGTCGGAGCCGATCACAGTTGTCCG AAATCTTCGGCAGAAGTTAAGGCCGTGGCGAAATTCTTGAAACCAGAGGT TTTTTTCCTGGAATTGTGCTCTGATCGCACAAATGCTCTTACACGTGAAATAGATAAG GTTCCGACCATGAGAGAAATGATCGATATGTGGAAGAAAAATTATCAACCTACTTTTATTCTTTACAAGTGGTTTATTCCCAAAGTGTATCCTGGTGAGGTTCCTTCTGATGGTAGAGATTTTTACGCGGCAAACGAAGAAGCCAAGAAATATGGCGCCAAGGTTATACTTGGTGATCGACCTCTAGAT aTTACATTGCAGAGATATCGTGCTAGGACGTCTCTTTGGCAAGTGCACGCCTTCTTATATGGTCAAACCACTTTGTGTTATGATATTTATGAGGAAACCTTTGTCAACGAGCGCGACCT ATATATGTCGGCCAAGATATTGGAAGTTGCacaaaagcataaatcagtgGTAGCTGTTGTGGGAGAGGACCACTTACTAGGAATCCAGAAGAACTGGAAAAAACCTGTAGAC ACGGAGCAACTTCTTTATATACCAACAGGGAAGAAAAAAGTTGCATCCATTGGAGCAGCAGTTGCCATAATTTATGGCATTTATTTCTCCATGAAGAATTAG